In the Caldanaerovirga acetigignens genome, CGTGCAGCACATTGCAAGGTCGCTCCGAATGTCTGGAATGTTCCCGCAGGAAAAATAAAATATGATGAAATTCCCGTTCAAGGTTTGTATCGAGAAGCAAAAGAGGAAATTAATTTGGATGTGGAATTGTTGGAAGAGCTATCAGTTAGGAATTTAAAAAGTAAAAGTGGAGATGAAGATATATACCGAGTTGTGTTTACGTATCTTGTTAAACCGAAAAACGATGATATTTCTTCGCTCAAACTGAATGATGAACATTCCGAATTCGCTTGGATTACCAAAGAAGACCTCAATGATCCAAAATATGAAACGCTTCACGATGATATACGAAACATTCTTTTAACGAAAGTGTTTAAATGAAGTCTATGTCGTAAAGCTGGAAACTCTTTTTCAAGAGGAATGACTTATGTGCGGAGCGGGGGGTTGCGAACATAGCTGAGTCAATTGTGTTGTGAATCTGCAATGGAGGGAAA is a window encoding:
- a CDS encoding NUDIX domain-containing protein, whose amino-acid sequence is MYPNYRISVEIILLHEGKVLLTKRAAHCKVAPNVWNVPAGKIKYDEIPVQGLYREAKEEINLDVELLEELSVRNLKSKSGDEDIYRVVFTYLVKPKNDDISSLKLNDEHSEFAWITKEDLNDPKYETLHDDIRNILLTKVFK